One window of Deltaproteobacteria bacterium genomic DNA carries:
- a CDS encoding type II secretion system protein — MNGKRNKGFTLIEVMVAVAILSVSLMALMNLQSRSILASARAQRISVATLLARQKMASVILEIEKGIPKGDFPDEKEEEGIFEEEDFQDYYWKLVIKTVELPVPEGAEGKSEIMGQVMKMLSEELSKSAREVRLIVGWKEFEEEEEGITLVTHIVNPLGV; from the coding sequence GTGAATGGGAAAAGAAATAAGGGATTCACCTTAATCGAAGTGATGGTCGCTGTTGCGATCCTTTCGGTCTCTCTGATGGCCCTCATGAATCTCCAGAGTCGGTCGATCCTGGCCTCCGCAAGGGCCCAGAGGATCTCTGTCGCAACGCTGCTGGCGCGCCAAAAAATGGCCTCCGTCATTCTCGAGATTGAAAAAGGAATTCCCAAAGGGGATTTCCCTGATGAGAAGGAAGAGGAGGGAATTTTTGAGGAGGAGGATTTTCAGGACTATTACTGGAAGCTCGTGATCAAGACGGTCGAGCTCCCGGTACCCGAGGGGGCCGAAGGAAAATCGGAGATCATGGGCCAGGTCATGAAGATGCTTTCGGAGGAACTCTCCAAGTCGGCCCGTGAAGTCCGGTTGATTGTTGGCTGGAAGGAGTTTGAGGAGGAAGAGGAGGGGATTACACTCGTTACACATATCGTCAACCCTCTCGGTGTATGA
- the gspF gene encoding type II secretion system inner membrane protein GspF, producing the protein MPAYSYKGLNTQGKNTSGVIEAESEKAARLKLRKLGVFPTDVTPEGSRRSGGISLGSDVNFSKYFQRIKIQDLADMTRQLSTLLSAHIPMVDALGALVDQTANPKLRGIIGSVKTSVVQGSRLSEALAAHPKIFSGLFTHMIGAGEASGAMDTVMKRLADLLENQAKLKAKILGALMYPLIMAIVGLGLMGFLLVYVVPKVTKIFEDVKATLPIPTRILIAISHALANYWYVFILLGLGLFFGLRKFLKTPRGKVLYDRLTLKMPIFGKLFRMVEISRFVRTLATLLGSGVTLLNGLDIVKKIVQNSLLVNAIEETRVGVREGEPLAGPLKRSKQFPPIVIHMISIGEKTGELGTMMERIADNYDQQIDNLVGTLTTLLEPVMILVMGGLVSFIVMSILLPILQLNQLGS; encoded by the coding sequence ATGCCAGCTTACTCTTATAAGGGGCTTAATACCCAGGGGAAGAATACCAGCGGAGTGATTGAGGCCGAGTCGGAAAAGGCGGCGAGGCTCAAGCTCCGGAAGCTGGGCGTGTTTCCAACCGATGTGACTCCCGAGGGGAGTCGCCGTTCCGGTGGCATCAGCTTGGGGAGCGATGTCAATTTCAGCAAGTACTTTCAGCGGATCAAGATCCAGGATCTGGCCGATATGACCCGCCAGCTCTCTACGCTACTGTCGGCGCATATCCCAATGGTCGATGCCTTGGGCGCCCTTGTCGACCAGACGGCGAATCCAAAACTTCGAGGGATTATCGGATCGGTCAAGACATCGGTCGTTCAGGGGAGTCGTCTCTCCGAGGCGTTGGCGGCCCATCCCAAGATTTTTTCCGGGCTCTTTACCCACATGATCGGGGCTGGAGAGGCGTCCGGTGCGATGGACACGGTTATGAAACGGTTGGCCGATCTCCTGGAGAACCAGGCCAAGTTGAAGGCGAAGATCCTTGGGGCTCTCATGTATCCCCTCATTATGGCGATTGTCGGCCTTGGGCTGATGGGATTTCTGTTGGTTTACGTGGTGCCGAAGGTAACGAAGATCTTTGAGGATGTGAAGGCGACCCTGCCGATTCCCACACGAATCCTGATCGCCATTTCACATGCCTTGGCCAATTACTGGTATGTTTTTATCCTGCTCGGTCTCGGTCTCTTTTTCGGACTCCGAAAATTTTTGAAGACGCCTCGAGGCAAGGTATTGTATGACCGGTTGACGCTCAAAATGCCGATCTTTGGAAAACTGTTCCGGATGGTTGAGATTTCCCGGTTTGTCCGGACGCTTGCCACGCTTCTGGGGAGTGGCGTGACGCTGCTCAATGGACTCGATATCGTCAAGAAAATTGTCCAAAATTCGCTGCTGGTCAATGCGATCGAGGAGACGAGGGTCGGAGTCCGCGAGGGGGAGCCGCTGGCAGGCCCCTTAAAGCGGAGCAAGCAGTTTCCTCCGATCGTCATCCATATGATCTCCATCGGGGAGAAGACGGGGGAGTTGGGAACAATGATGGAGAGGATTGCCGACAATTATGATCAACAGATTGACAATCTGGTCGGGACCCTGACAACATTGCTGGAACCGGTCATGATTCTGGTGATGGGGGGGCTGGTCTCTTTTATTGTGATGTCAATTTTGTTGCCAATTTTGCAATTGAACCAGTTGGGATCTTAA
- a CDS encoding type II secretion system protein: MNKKRSDRQSGITLIELLVAMAIVGAIFALSASGLRQAFDLELKNSSRRLSSLMRYLRIQAVTEHKYLRLCLDMEKDEYWVEETKESFVIASSDEEQTDVKKAGEKEKASDALSAEGEEKEAGDEASVKGSFQESDKTVVKRKKLGSGVLFKDVSVSYLPMKAENGQVYVYFFPDGYATPAMIHLQNEDDDAHYSLEVFPLTGKVEVEGEYREWEKK; encoded by the coding sequence GTGAATAAAAAAAGGTCCGATCGTCAGTCTGGGATCACACTGATTGAGCTTCTCGTGGCGATGGCGATTGTGGGGGCGATTTTTGCCTTGTCCGCCAGTGGGCTGCGTCAGGCGTTTGATCTTGAGCTCAAAAACTCCTCCCGTCGACTCTCCTCCCTCATGCGTTATTTAAGAATTCAGGCCGTGACGGAACATAAATATCTGCGTCTCTGTCTTGATATGGAGAAGGATGAATATTGGGTGGAAGAGACCAAAGAGAGTTTTGTCATTGCTTCCTCCGACGAGGAACAAACGGATGTGAAAAAGGCGGGTGAAAAGGAGAAGGCGTCTGATGCCCTATCGGCTGAGGGGGAGGAGAAAGAGGCGGGGGATGAGGCGTCGGTGAAGGGCAGTTTCCAGGAGTCGGACAAGACCGTTGTGAAGAGAAAAAAACTCGGTTCCGGGGTGCTCTTCAAGGACGTCTCGGTCTCCTATCTCCCGATGAAAGCGGAGAACGGGCAGGTTTACGTCTATTTTTTCCCTGATGGTTATGCCACGCCGGCGATGATTCATCTCCAGAATGAGGATGATGATGCCCATTACTCTCTGGAAGTCTTTCCTTTAACCGGAAAAGTAGAGGTGGAGGGGGAATACCGTGAATGGGAAAAGAAATAA
- the gspD gene encoding type II secretion system secretin GspD: MRFVEAAIHKFLDAASLFVEHPQRTTQVRLRCSPHISLPRGNFWIALVTFLTTILLSGQVFAADVTPLPPVVIDSPANPSPAAPPLKAPSADVELPPAIKLDQPALQPQTPVTTAPTTSPSVPSAPTGGVTTPAAPSSEQAAVAPSVGAPVGTAPAPTETPEVTQTGVPSVSQTLGPAPETKTEELIEEQGMYFNVADEDLKEVIKQISRALGKDFLLDEKSCKGKITIISERKLTKEEVWEVFLSALDANQCTVVKGPAGLYRLIPRREALSYPIEFYKDDSPVSDRFITRLITLKNISAADMANVIKGLVSKEGNLFAYPVTNTLILTDTGTNIDRLVRLIKELDTEGPQEIMEIIPIVFAEAKDIANKITQIFEEETKGDKGGGRKRGGKDEGGEDIPQIRKVLPDDRTNSIILLASKRAIQDIRDLIKKLDRPMAGEAGEIHVHYLKHAAAKDMASVLSSISGQVQKDKGAKGIAPPATGAGGISSLEGLDILGKFSVTSDESTNSLVITASAKDYQILVDRVISKLDIPRKQVYVEAIIVELSVAQDQQVGFGVLGGKLFNVGGNSIATFGSTLGFLGPNFLTDPSRVLSGTVGGVNTTNTVTINTPGAPGSTATTTLPVPAFLTALQLAQGNTDVNILSTPNILTLDNQEAEITVGQKVPFPSAQATTIGGSLQTSFTREDVALKLKIKPQISESDTIRLEVAQEDHEVLSNQPASAAQSGPSTTERKIKTTIVANNGQTIVLGGLIKDKHETIVNKVPVLGDIPLLGWLFKTRRKTKQKVNLVVFLTPNIIREPRDFLSILQRKVTENNAFIDENFSKSQRRQIKKSLEVHASHLAEFIEESEEATSYQEKPRHEEPIKQESPKTSPPAKKSNPPAEEDVDLAL, from the coding sequence ATGAGATTCGTTGAGGCCGCGATCCATAAATTTCTTGATGCGGCGTCGTTGTTCGTCGAGCATCCTCAGCGTACCACCCAAGTACGTCTCCGGTGCTCTCCTCACATCTCCTTGCCTCGAGGGAATTTCTGGATCGCGCTTGTAACTTTTTTAACTACCATTTTATTATCGGGCCAAGTTTTTGCAGCGGATGTGACACCGCTTCCGCCCGTTGTCATCGACTCCCCGGCAAATCCCAGTCCAGCAGCTCCTCCACTCAAAGCCCCTTCCGCCGATGTGGAACTTCCTCCCGCGATCAAGCTGGATCAACCGGCGCTGCAGCCACAGACGCCTGTTACGACGGCCCCAACAACTTCTCCTTCGGTCCCCTCGGCACCGACGGGAGGAGTGACAACTCCCGCCGCCCCCTCCTCTGAACAGGCAGCCGTTGCTCCTTCAGTTGGGGCCCCCGTAGGGACGGCACCGGCCCCAACAGAGACCCCGGAAGTTACCCAAACAGGTGTACCGTCTGTTTCCCAGACGCTTGGACCAGCTCCGGAGACAAAAACCGAGGAGCTTATTGAGGAACAGGGGATGTATTTCAATGTGGCTGACGAGGACCTGAAGGAGGTTATCAAACAGATCAGCCGCGCCCTGGGGAAGGACTTTCTCCTCGATGAAAAATCCTGCAAGGGAAAGATTACCATTATCAGCGAAAGAAAATTGACCAAGGAGGAGGTTTGGGAGGTTTTTCTTTCTGCGCTCGATGCCAACCAGTGCACGGTTGTCAAAGGGCCCGCCGGACTCTACCGATTGATTCCACGCCGCGAGGCGTTGAGTTATCCGATTGAGTTTTACAAAGACGACAGCCCGGTGAGTGACCGATTCATCACGCGTCTCATCACGCTCAAAAATATCAGCGCGGCGGATATGGCCAACGTGATCAAGGGACTTGTTTCGAAAGAAGGGAACCTTTTTGCCTACCCCGTGACCAATACGTTAATTCTGACTGATACTGGAACGAACATCGACCGCCTTGTTCGTTTGATCAAGGAGCTTGATACAGAGGGCCCTCAGGAGATCATGGAGATCATACCGATTGTTTTTGCTGAGGCGAAGGATATTGCGAACAAGATTACCCAGATCTTTGAAGAGGAGACCAAAGGAGACAAGGGGGGCGGAAGAAAAAGAGGCGGAAAGGACGAGGGAGGAGAGGATATTCCACAGATCCGGAAGGTGCTTCCGGATGATCGGACCAATTCAATTATCCTGCTTGCCTCCAAGAGGGCGATACAGGACATACGGGATCTTATAAAAAAACTGGATCGGCCGATGGCCGGTGAGGCGGGTGAGATTCATGTCCATTACTTAAAGCATGCTGCTGCAAAGGATATGGCATCCGTCTTATCCTCGATCTCCGGTCAGGTTCAAAAGGATAAAGGGGCCAAAGGAATTGCACCGCCGGCAACCGGGGCGGGAGGGATCTCTTCGCTGGAGGGGCTCGATATCCTTGGCAAGTTTTCCGTTACCTCTGATGAATCGACAAACTCCCTTGTCATCACGGCAAGTGCCAAGGACTACCAGATCCTTGTCGATCGAGTCATTTCAAAATTGGATATCCCACGCAAGCAGGTCTATGTCGAGGCGATCATCGTTGAGCTTTCAGTTGCTCAGGATCAGCAGGTTGGGTTTGGTGTGCTGGGTGGAAAACTGTTTAACGTGGGTGGAAACAGTATCGCCACCTTTGGAAGTACGCTCGGCTTTTTGGGTCCTAACTTTTTAACTGATCCGAGCAGGGTTTTGAGTGGTACGGTAGGAGGGGTTAATACAACCAACACCGTTACGATTAACACGCCGGGGGCACCAGGCTCGACCGCAACGACGACATTGCCCGTGCCAGCCTTCCTGACCGCGCTCCAACTGGCGCAGGGGAATACCGACGTCAATATCCTCTCCACCCCGAATATTCTCACGCTGGATAACCAGGAGGCGGAGATCACGGTCGGTCAGAAGGTTCCGTTCCCCTCGGCTCAGGCAACAACAATTGGAGGCAGTCTACAGACTTCATTTACGCGTGAAGACGTGGCACTGAAATTAAAGATCAAACCTCAAATCTCGGAGAGTGACACGATCCGGCTTGAGGTTGCCCAGGAGGATCATGAGGTTCTTTCAAACCAGCCTGCCTCGGCAGCCCAATCTGGTCCATCAACAACGGAGAGGAAGATCAAGACGACGATTGTTGCGAACAACGGCCAGACGATTGTCTTAGGAGGGCTCATCAAGGACAAGCATGAGACGATCGTCAACAAGGTTCCGGTATTGGGGGATATCCCCCTCCTGGGGTGGCTCTTCAAGACGCGCAGAAAAACAAAACAAAAGGTTAACCTCGTTGTTTTCTTAACTCCCAACATTATTCGGGAGCCGCGTGATTTTCTGTCGATCCTGCAGCGAAAGGTGACTGAGAATAACGCCTTTATTGATGAAAATTTCAGCAAGTCCCAGCGGCGACAGATCAAGAAGAGTCTGGAGGTTCACGCGAGCCATTTGGCGGAATTCATAGAGGAGAGTGAAGAAGCAACCTCTTACCAAGAGAAGCCCCGCCATGAAGAGCCGATAAAACAGGAATCGCCCAAGACATCCCCCCCTGCCAAGAAGTCTAACCCACCAGCAGAGGAAGACGTCGACTTGGCACTTTAG
- a CDS encoding general secretion pathway protein GspK — translation MINKLFKNESGVALMLVLSSLLLVSTVAVEFAYNVHIAYEVAATQRDRLKAEYLAQSAVNLVRWELAAERKFKQRFSSLLQQLSGGSFTQEPFCKAFPLASGMIEGIGLSGASGEGEMKKEEGEENQGEDKGKPDEPEERPSEDLLDLGGDFEGSCDTEESRINLNAFRSSAVPNAQTPPREEEEETGGRRPQNPKNPATPSPMVSAAVLYEEQKNLLVSLLSQKSLEPLFEGKTDEIKKLVTRIGDWVDADDRINEAQGVQGGYEESEYKEVNYKPKNGKFASRAELLLIPGLGDEIYQKIESSLTVYGDGKINICQANDQTILTFLLFMSMTPGAPRFNLEDEKKNEAILETVRKGCAEPNPQPNQLAQMIAANTGGDSRVLSSRISTQNRFYTLKGVGVAGDAEVTIHTVIDTDSSNPNLWKILYFRVE, via the coding sequence ATGATAAACAAACTTTTCAAGAATGAGTCGGGTGTTGCCCTCATGCTAGTTCTCTCTTCGCTTCTTCTCGTCTCCACCGTTGCGGTAGAGTTTGCCTACAATGTTCATATTGCCTACGAAGTAGCGGCGACTCAGAGAGATCGGCTCAAGGCAGAATATCTGGCACAATCGGCGGTCAATCTTGTTCGTTGGGAGTTGGCGGCTGAACGGAAATTCAAACAGAGGTTCTCCAGCCTCCTGCAACAGCTCTCCGGTGGGAGTTTCACGCAGGAACCTTTTTGCAAGGCATTCCCGCTTGCGAGTGGAATGATTGAGGGGATCGGGCTCTCCGGAGCCTCTGGCGAAGGTGAGATGAAAAAGGAAGAGGGAGAAGAAAACCAGGGGGAAGATAAGGGAAAACCGGATGAGCCAGAAGAGAGACCCAGCGAAGATCTCCTTGATCTCGGGGGCGATTTTGAAGGTTCCTGCGACACTGAAGAGAGTCGGATCAATCTGAACGCCTTTCGTTCCTCGGCGGTTCCTAATGCACAGACACCTCCACGGGAAGAAGAAGAGGAGACGGGGGGGCGGCGGCCACAAAACCCGAAGAATCCGGCAACTCCGTCCCCTATGGTCTCTGCAGCGGTCCTTTATGAGGAACAAAAAAATCTATTGGTCTCTCTCCTGTCGCAGAAGTCTCTTGAACCCCTCTTTGAGGGAAAGACGGACGAGATAAAAAAACTGGTGACCCGGATTGGCGATTGGGTCGATGCCGATGATCGGATTAACGAGGCGCAGGGAGTTCAGGGAGGGTACGAAGAGTCCGAATATAAGGAAGTCAATTATAAGCCGAAGAATGGGAAGTTTGCGAGTCGTGCCGAGCTTCTATTGATTCCTGGTTTAGGAGATGAGATTTATCAGAAGATTGAATCGAGTTTGACCGTCTACGGTGATGGCAAGATCAATATATGTCAGGCAAATGATCAGACGATCCTGACCTTCCTGCTCTTTATGAGCATGACGCCGGGCGCTCCCCGTTTCAATCTGGAGGACGAGAAGAAAAACGAGGCGATTTTGGAAACGGTTCGCAAGGGGTGTGCCGAACCGAACCCTCAGCCGAATCAACTGGCCCAGATGATTGCTGCCAATACGGGGGGGGACAGCCGGGTGTTGTCCTCCCGCATCAGCACCCAGAATCGTTTCTACACGTTGAAGGGGGTTGGCGTTGCCGGGGATGCCGAGGTGACAATCCATACGGTGATTGATACCGATTCGTCAAACCCTAACCTATGGAAAATACTTTATTTTCGGGTTGAATAA
- the gspE gene encoding type II secretion system ATPase GspE translates to MIEDRSLGAILLENTSLTQQQLDEALTLQRDKGIKLGEALVQLKFLRNEDILKALSIQLGIPYEVKLEPDSIATDLASTVSLNYAKKNEVMPIRREDHAIVVAMSDPLNHYVVDDLRVLYGSAVRPVIASSLEIMGAINSVFNRMSDVGDHAAEELEGENLDTLGQELEEVQDLLDSADEAPIIRLVNSLIFRAVKQKASDIHFEPFEKELIVRFRVDGTLYDIMRPPKRVQAAVTSRLKVMASLDIAEKRLPQDGRIRLKIAGKDIDVRVSTVPTAQGESIVLRLLDRSSVMVDLDRLGMAPLLLKKFNEVLDRTHGIILVTGPTGSGKTTTLYAALSKLNTPDVKIITTEDPVEYQLQGINQIPVNAKINLTFAAGLRSILRQDPDIVMVGEIRDKETAEIAVQAALTGHLVFSTLHTNDSASSVTRMIDMGVEPFLISSSVLAILAQRLIRRVCLDCGKKYVPTPEELVRVGIKPEDLKGRQLYRAVGCPNCMNTGYAGRVGIHELLIMDEEMRGLVVKNPDATVLKRKAMSKGMATLREDALQKALKGMTTLEEVLLSTQEDVMREEAAV, encoded by the coding sequence ATGATCGAGGATCGGAGTTTGGGGGCGATTCTCCTGGAAAATACCTCGCTGACCCAACAACAGCTCGATGAGGCGCTCACCCTGCAGCGAGACAAGGGGATCAAACTGGGCGAGGCGCTCGTCCAGCTCAAGTTTTTAAGAAATGAAGATATCCTCAAGGCGCTTTCGATCCAGCTCGGCATTCCTTACGAGGTGAAATTAGAACCCGATTCAATAGCGACCGATCTCGCCTCGACCGTCTCTCTGAACTACGCCAAAAAGAACGAAGTGATGCCGATCCGTCGTGAGGATCATGCGATTGTCGTGGCGATGTCGGATCCGCTCAACCATTACGTCGTGGATGACTTAAGGGTGTTATATGGATCGGCCGTCCGTCCTGTCATTGCGAGCTCTCTGGAGATCATGGGAGCGATCAACTCGGTCTTCAACCGGATGAGCGATGTGGGTGACCATGCGGCCGAAGAGCTGGAGGGAGAAAACCTCGATACCCTGGGGCAGGAATTGGAGGAGGTACAGGACCTCCTTGATTCTGCGGACGAGGCCCCGATCATCCGGCTCGTGAACTCGCTCATCTTCAGGGCGGTCAAACAGAAGGCGTCGGATATCCACTTTGAGCCTTTTGAAAAGGAGCTTATTGTTCGTTTCCGTGTCGATGGAACGCTTTATGACATCATGCGTCCACCCAAGAGGGTTCAGGCAGCGGTGACGTCACGTCTCAAGGTCATGGCAAGTCTCGATATCGCTGAAAAACGGCTCCCGCAGGATGGTCGGATCCGTCTCAAGATTGCCGGCAAGGATATCGATGTTCGTGTCTCGACGGTTCCAACCGCCCAGGGAGAATCGATTGTCCTCCGTCTCCTGGACCGGAGCAGTGTCATGGTCGATCTCGACAGACTTGGGATGGCGCCTCTTCTTCTGAAAAAATTTAACGAGGTGCTCGATAGGACGCATGGGATCATCCTTGTGACCGGTCCCACAGGAAGCGGAAAGACGACGACGCTCTATGCCGCGCTTTCGAAACTCAACACGCCAGACGTCAAGATTATTACGACGGAAGATCCAGTCGAGTATCAGTTGCAGGGGATCAACCAGATCCCTGTGAATGCGAAAATCAACCTGACCTTTGCTGCGGGGCTTCGGTCGATCCTCCGCCAAGATCCGGATATCGTCATGGTCGGCGAGATCCGTGACAAGGAGACGGCAGAGATTGCGGTTCAGGCCGCGCTGACGGGGCATCTCGTCTTTTCGACGCTTCATACCAATGATTCCGCCTCGTCTGTGACCCGCATGATCGATATGGGGGTTGAACCGTTTTTGATCTCCTCTTCCGTTCTGGCGATCCTGGCTCAACGACTCATCCGTCGTGTCTGCCTCGATTGCGGCAAAAAATATGTCCCAACCCCGGAAGAACTGGTGAGGGTCGGTATCAAGCCGGAGGATCTCAAGGGGCGTCAGCTTTACCGGGCGGTCGGCTGTCCCAATTGTATGAATACCGGCTACGCCGGTCGTGTTGGCATTCATGAGCTGCTGATCATGGATGAAGAGATGAGGGGGCTTGTTGTCAAAAATCCGGATGCGACTGTGCTCAAGAGGAAGGCGATGAGCAAGGGGATGGCAACGCTGCGGGAGGATGCATTACAGAAGGCGCTTAAGGGGATGACGACTCTCGAAGAGGTGTTATTGTCAACACAGGAAGATGTGATGAGGGAAGAAGCAGCTGTTTGA
- the gspG gene encoding type II secretion system major pseudopilin GspG, with the protein MIKKLGRENGMTLIEIMVVVTILGLIATIVTVNVLGKLDQAKVSAAQTQIKTLEEALDAFRADNGFYPGTEQGLKALIEKPSVGRIPKSYPRDGYLKGNNVPKDPWSCDYLYASPGSHGNRVEIISYGADCQEGGEDTDADINSWEIGVEKSE; encoded by the coding sequence ATGATCAAAAAACTAGGACGTGAGAACGGTATGACGTTGATCGAAATCATGGTCGTGGTGACGATCCTGGGACTCATCGCAACGATCGTGACCGTCAATGTCTTGGGCAAACTGGATCAGGCAAAGGTTTCAGCAGCCCAGACGCAGATCAAGACGCTGGAAGAGGCGCTCGATGCCTTCCGGGCTGACAACGGTTTCTATCCGGGGACCGAACAGGGGCTCAAGGCGCTCATTGAAAAACCATCCGTCGGACGGATCCCAAAATCGTATCCGCGGGACGGCTACCTCAAGGGGAACAATGTTCCGAAGGATCCCTGGAGTTGTGATTACCTCTACGCCAGTCCTGGCTCCCATGGCAATCGTGTCGAGATAATCTCCTATGGGGCCGATTGTCAGGAGGGGGGCGAGGATACGGATGCCGACATCAACTCCTGGGAAATAGGCGTAGAGAAGAGTGAATAA
- a CDS encoding prepilin-type N-terminal cleavage/methylation domain-containing protein, which yields MKKNGFTLIEVLVAIVLLAIISLLVWQASGATIQSKERFEKRDELFQSATLALGQMTRDLESAAIFSAIDFLGASESGEQRWKSVFIGKDEGDQDRVIFFAFSHVRYLKDVKESDQAEISYFLERDEETPELFSLKKRVSSPPDANPEEGGGTYTLIRNVRELNFRYYDLKQAQFFDSWDSTSLDQRNILPRAVEILMVLQDPEAEEEEEGRLRFLTTAFLGLAPGPNDF from the coding sequence ATGAAAAAAAACGGTTTTACATTGATTGAGGTCCTTGTTGCGATTGTTCTGCTCGCGATCATCTCGTTACTTGTTTGGCAAGCGTCCGGGGCAACGATTCAGTCCAAGGAACGTTTTGAGAAGAGGGATGAGCTGTTTCAGTCGGCGACGCTGGCATTGGGACAGATGACGCGTGACCTCGAATCGGCAGCGATTTTTTCGGCGATTGACTTTTTGGGTGCCTCGGAATCGGGAGAACAACGGTGGAAATCGGTTTTTATCGGAAAGGATGAGGGGGACCAGGACCGGGTTATCTTTTTTGCCTTTTCGCATGTCCGGTACCTCAAGGATGTCAAAGAATCGGATCAGGCCGAAATCAGCTATTTTTTGGAGAGGGATGAGGAGACGCCCGAGCTCTTTTCGTTAAAGAAGAGGGTCTCTTCTCCCCCCGACGCGAATCCCGAGGAGGGGGGGGGAACCTATACGCTCATTCGCAACGTTCGGGAACTCAACTTTCGTTACTATGACCTAAAGCAGGCGCAGTTCTTTGACAGCTGGGATTCCACCAGTCTGGATCAGCGAAATATTCTCCCGAGGGCGGTTGAAATCCTGATGGTTCTTCAGGATCCGGAGGCTGAGGAGGAAGAGGAGGGGAGGCTCCGGTTTTTGACGACGGCTTTTTTAGGGCTCGCCCCCGGCCCGAATGATTTTTAG